Within the Paraburkholderia flagellata genome, the region ACACCGGGGGCAGCATTGGCACCGTATGCGATCGTCGCGAGCCCACCGTGCGAGACCCCGGCCACCACAATATGTTGTGCGTCTACGTATGGCTGCCTCGACATGAAATCGACCGTCGCTGCGATATCTGCAGCCTGTTCCCATCCGTTGCTCAAGATGTCGCAACCATGCTGTGCATATGCGCCGCCCGAATGCGCGAAGCCGCGCCGGTTCGGCGCGACGACCACGTAACCTCGACGGACAAATTCACGTGCGAGCGACAGCGGGTCGCTTCGTGACTGCTCGTGCGGATCGCCCCGGTTCTTGCCGTGATTGAAGACAACCATTGGGAATGGTCCAGGGCCGTCCGGCTTGTAAATCGACGTCTCCAGCAAAACCTTGCCGGATGCATCGGCTGGTATCCAGATGATTTCTTTGTCAAGGCTAGCGGTAGGCAGGAAGGTGTCGCTGCGTTCGGCGCGCGTAACCAGTGGATCAGGATTTGGGCGGCCAGCACTGGCCGGCTGCTGGGCGTCAGCGGACTGCGCGAAAAGCGCCGGGCATGTACAGGCGAGCGCCATCGCCCATACCATATGAACTTTCCAGAATCGCATCTGCTACGCCTGCCGTGACGAATAATCGAGCCAGCTCCGCCTGCCACGGTGTTCGCAATAACTGTTCCCACGAGGATCGGCGGCGCCGTGTACGGGTCGATTGATTGTCCGGCGCTCTAGTCGCGTCCGGCTGCGCAGGGTGCCTGATAGTTCTATCATGGTGAATCGTGAGGTCGCCATGACTTATCGGAACTTGAGCGTCGAATGAAACCGCCACGCAATACCGACTCCGCCCCAGGGGAGTGGTACATCGACACAGCGTGCATCAATTGCGGTGCATCGCGTCACGTCGCGCCTGAGTTGATTGTCGAACGAAACGACAAGAGTGTCTTCGTTCGGCAGCCCTTCACGCCAGAAGAGCAGCTTGCTGCCTGGCGTGCGGTCCTCGTATGTCCGACGGCATCGGTGCGCAGCGAAACGAAGCAGCCCCGCCCGAACGCCACGATCTTTCCGCAGCAGATCACATCCGGTGTGTGGCGCTGCGGATTCAACTCGCGGTCGTCGTTTGGCGCACATTCTTATTTTGCGAAGCGTCCGGACGGCAATCTGCTCATCGACTCACCGCGCTATGCGGCGGAACTCGTGAAATGGTTTGACGACGCCGGTGGCATTGCACACATCCTTTTGTCGCATCGTGACGACGTTGCAGACGCCGACAAATACGCACGTCAATTCGGCGCGCGCGTCTGGATTCACCAGGCGGACAGGTCGGCTGCCCCCTATGCTACGGATCTGCTCGACGCCGGCTCAGCACCGAGCATTGCGGCCGGCGTCCGCGCAATCCCGATGCCCGGGCACACTCGGGGTAGCGTCGTATACCTGGTCGATGATCGCGTGCTCTTCGCGGGTGATTCGCTCGCCTGGAGCCCACGCGAGCGCGACCTCGTCGCGTTCAGGGACGCGTGCTGGTACTCATGGACGAAGCTCACCGATTCACTCGGCAAGCTGGCCGCGTATCGTTTCGAATGGCTGCTTCCGGGTCACGGTTGGCCCACGCACTTGCCAGCCGAGCAAATGAGTGCTCGCTTGCTAGCGTTGGTTGAACGCATGCGAAGTGATTGAAGTCGCTGGAATCCCTCTTGCCGGTCTCGCGCAAGCATCTCTTCGTGATTTTTAATCCCGCCCACGTCTGCAAGTTCGGAGACACGCGACGAATACACCGCACGCCGATCCGCTCCTTCCGGGCGCACCTCGACAATGGCATTGTCGAGGTGCGCCCGGCTGAGCGCCATGATCTTCTCCGATGCGCTTCGCTGTTCTTCAGCGAGTCCCGCTTCGCCGCGTTCAGGCTTTCAACACCCCGAAGATCTCACTCAACATCGTCTTCGCGTCGCCGAACAGCATGCGATTGTTCTCTTTGTAGAAGAGCGGGTTGTCGACGCCGGCATAACCCGAGGCCATGCTGCGTTTCATCACGATCGAGGTTCTGGCCTTCCAGACCTCCAGCACCGGCATGCCGGCGATCGGGCTCGCCGGGTCCTCCTGCGCCGCCGGATTCACGATGTCGTTCGCGCCGATCACCATCGACACGTCCGCCTCCGGGAAATCCGTGTTGATCTCGTCCATCTCAAGCACGATGTCATACGGCACCTTCGCTTCGGCCAGCAGCACGTTCATGTGGCCCGGCATGCGGCCCGCCACCGGGTGGATCGCGAAGCGTACGTCCACGCCCTTCTCGCGCAGCAGCTTCGTGAGTTCGAAGACCGTGTGCTGGGCCTGCGCCACCGCCATGCCATAGCCTGGCACGATGATCACGCTCTTCGCCTCGCGCAGCAGTTCGGCGGTTTCGGCGGAGCTCACCGCCACCACCTCGCCGGCAGCTTGCTGCGCGCCGCCGCCCGCCGGCGCCGACACGCCGCTGCCGGTACCGAAGCCACCGGCAATCACGCTGATGAAGTTGCGGTTCATCGCGCGGCACATGATGTACGACAGGATCGCCCCCGACGAGCCCACCAGCGCGCCGATCACGATCAGCAGGTCGTTGCCGAGCATGAAGCCAGTGGCCGCCGCCGCCCAGCCCGAGTAGCTGTTGAGCATCGACACCACCACCGGCATGTCGGCGCCACCAATCGCCATCACCATGTGCACACCGAACAGCAGCGAAACCGCCGTCATCACGACGAGCGGCATCATGCCGTCCTGAATCGTCTCTGCATGCTGGAACGCGTGGCCGTAGTAGATCACGATCAGTAGCGCGGCCAGGTTCAGCCAGTGTCGTGCCGGCAGCAGCAGCGGTTTGCCGCCGATCTTGCCCGACAGCTTGCCGAACGCAATGACCGATCCCGCGAACGTCACCGCACCGATCAGGATACCTACATAAATCTCGACCTCGTGGATGGCCTTTTCGGCGCCGGTGAATTGCACCGACGTATCGATGTAGCTGGCGAAGCCCACCAGGCAGGCCGCCAGACCAACCAGGCTGTGCATA harbors:
- a CDS encoding MBL fold metallo-hydrolase; its protein translation is MKPPRNTDSAPGEWYIDTACINCGASRHVAPELIVERNDKSVFVRQPFTPEEQLAAWRAVLVCPTASVRSETKQPRPNATIFPQQITSGVWRCGFNSRSSFGAHSYFAKRPDGNLLIDSPRYAAELVKWFDDAGGIAHILLSHRDDVADADKYARQFGARVWIHQADRSAAPYATDLLDAGSAPSIAAGVRAIPMPGHTRGSVVYLVDDRVLFAGDSLAWSPRERDLVAFRDACWYSWTKLTDSLGKLAAYRFEWLLPGHGWPTHLPAEQMSARLLALVERMRSD
- the pntB gene encoding Re/Si-specific NAD(P)(+) transhydrogenase subunit beta, translating into MTSNLTTVSYIGAAILFILSLGGLANPETARRGNLLGMIGMLIAVLATVLGPRVSAEGIPYVVAALVVGGAVGLFAAKKVQMTQMPELVALMHSLVGLAACLVGFASYIDTSVQFTGAEKAIHEVEIYVGILIGAVTFAGSVIAFGKLSGKIGGKPLLLPARHWLNLAALLIVIYYGHAFQHAETIQDGMMPLVVMTAVSLLFGVHMVMAIGGADMPVVVSMLNSYSGWAAAATGFMLGNDLLIVIGALVGSSGAILSYIMCRAMNRNFISVIAGGFGTGSGVSAPAGGGAQQAAGEVVAVSSAETAELLREAKSVIIVPGYGMAVAQAQHTVFELTKLLREKGVDVRFAIHPVAGRMPGHMNVLLAEAKVPYDIVLEMDEINTDFPEADVSMVIGANDIVNPAAQEDPASPIAGMPVLEVWKARTSIVMKRSMASGYAGVDNPLFYKENNRMLFGDAKTMLSEIFGVLKA